In Rattus rattus isolate New Zealand chromosome 3, Rrattus_CSIRO_v1, whole genome shotgun sequence, one genomic interval encodes:
- the Basp1 gene encoding brain acid soluble protein 1 codes for MGGKLSKKKKGYNVNDEKAKDKDKKAEGAGTEEEGTQKESEPQAAADATEVKESAEEKPKDAADGEAKAEEKEADKAAAKEEAPKAEPEKSEGAAEEQPEPAPAPEQEAAAPGPAAGGEAPKAGEASAESTGAADGAPQEEGEAKKTEAPAAGPEAKSDAAPAASDSKPSSAEPAPSSKETPAASEAPSSAAKAPAPAAPAAEPQAEAPVASSEQSVAVKE; via the coding sequence ATGGGAGGCAAGCTgagcaagaagaagaagggctACAATGTGAACGACGAGAAGGCCAAGGACAAAGACAAGAAGGCTGAAGGCGCGGGCACCGAGGAGGAGGGGACCCAGAAGGAGAGCGAACCCCAGGCGGCCGCCGACGCCACCGAGGTCAAGGAGAGCGCGGAGGAGAAGCCCAAGGACGCGGCGGACGGCGAGGCCAAGGCGGAGGAGAAGGAGGCCGACAAGGCGGCGGCCAAGGAAGAGGCGCCCAAGGCCGAGCCCGAGAAGAGCGAGGGCGCCGCGGAGGAGCAGCCCGAGCCCGCGCCGGCGCCCGAGCAGGAGGCGGCCGCGCCCGGGCCCGCTGCGGGCGGCGAGGCCCCCAAGGCCGGCGAGGCGAGCGCGGAGAGCACGGGCGCGGCCGACGGCGCGCCCCAGGAGGAGGGCGAGGCCAAAAAGACTGAGGCTCCCGCCGCCGGCCCCGAAGCGAAAAGCGACGCGGCCCCGGCGGCTTCAGACTCTAAACCTAGCAGCGCGGAGCCCGCGCCCTCGTCCAAGGAGACGCCCGCGGCCTCGGAGGCGCCCAGTTCCGCGGCCAAGGCCCCCGCGCCCGCCGCTCCTGCCGCCGAGCCCCAGGCCGAGGCACCCGTCGCCAGCTCCGAGCAAAGCGTGGCCGTCAAAGAGTAA